Proteins from one Scleropages formosus chromosome 14, fSclFor1.1, whole genome shotgun sequence genomic window:
- the ift88 gene encoding intraflagellar transport protein 88 homolog isoform X1, translated as MMENVHLADEDDLYSGYDYNPAFDTEELDNDPGFQQAVRTSHGRRPPMTAKFPGTSTGGRPVGTSFGLRNPMASSLGRPMTGAVQDGAARPMTAVRAAGYSSTMARGSTFDPLGQSKGAAPPLESRNDDTPEEKIKILEKKVNDLIEESCMAQSRGDMQLALDKAKEAGRKERALVRQREQTGTADHINLDLTYSVSHPQPPLPGGVDTKDVCRCAECQRSPFPPQVLFNLATQYANNDMFPEALNTYQVIVKNKMFSNAGRLKVNMGNIYFKQKNYPKAIKFYRMALDQISNAHKEMRIKIMQNIGVVFIRMGQYSDAITSFEHIMSESPNIRTGFNLILCYYAVGDRDKMKKAFQKLISVPLGIDDEEKYIPPNDDPHTNLVLEAIKNDQLHQMERERKALAEKFIMTSAKLIAPAIESSFAAGFDWCVEMVKSSPYVELANDLEINKAITYLRQRDFNQAVETLKMFEKKDSRVKSAASTNLSFLYFLEKDYEQADRYADLAMMADRYNPAALVNKGNTLWVRGDHEKAAEFYKEALRNDASCTEGLYNLGLTYKRLGRPEEALDCFLKLHAILRNSAQVMYQLASLYEMLEDPTQAIEWLMQLISVTPTDPRVLAKLGELYDSEGDKSQAFQYYCESFRYSPSSIEVIEWLGAYYIDTQFCEKAIQYFERATLIQPTQVKWHLMVASCYRRSGNYQKALDTYKDIHRKFPENIECLRFLVRLCTDMDLKEVQDYATKLKKVEKMKEMREQRVKSGREGSSRSRRDGSASSAGSSSPRSPPPRKVHDSGQSSHGTSAKGERLSAKLRALPGSNEPYETSRQQVLDASYVDPLGPQLERPKTAARKRNEDDEFADEELGDDLLPE; from the exons ATGATGGAGAACGTCCACCTGGCCGACGAGGACGACCTCTACTCCGGCTATGACTACAATCCGGCCTTCGACACCGAG GAGCTCGACAACGACCCCGGCTTCCAGCAGGCGGTGCGGACGAGCCACGGAAGACGGCCTCCG ATGACGGCCAAATTTCCTGGCACATCCACCGGAGGACGGCCCGTGGGCACCTCCTTCGGG CTCCGGAACCCGATGGCATCGTCTCTGGGGCGGCCCATGACGGGCGCCGTGCAG GACGGAGCCGCTCGACCGATGACCGCGGTACGAGCAGCTGGGTACTCCTCGACGATGGCCAGGG GCTCCACCTTTGACCCCCTGGGACAGTCGAAAGGAGCCGCCCCCCCCCTCGAGTCCCGCAATGACGACAC ACCGGAGGAGAAGATAAAGatcctggagaagaaggtgaACGATCTCATAGAGGAGAGCTGCATGGCGCAGAGTCGGGGAGACATGCAGCTC GCTCTGGACAAGGCCAAGGAGGCCGGGCGCAAGGAGAGGGCGCTGGTGAGACAGCGGGAGCAGACGGGGACGGCTGACCACATCAACCTGGACCTGACTTACTCCGTGAGTCACCCGCAGCCTCCCCTCCCAGGGGGGGTCGACACGAAGGATGTGTGCCGGTGCGCTGAGTGCCAACGGTCTCCCTTCCCACCCCAGGTGCTGTTCAACTTGGCCACCCAGTACGCCAACAACGACATGTTCCCTGAGGCTCTGAACACCTACCAGGTCATCGTGAAGAACAAGATGTTCAGCAACGCAG GGCGGTTGAAGGTCAACATGGGGAACATCTACTTCAAGCAGAAGAACTACCCAAAGGCCATCAAGTTCTACCGCATGGCGCTGGACCAGATTTCCAACGCTCACAAGGAGATGCG CATTAAGATCATGCAGAACATAGGCGTGGTCTTCATCCGCATGGGCCAGTACTCGGACGCCATCACCTCCTTCGAGCACATCATGAGCGAGAGCCCCAACATCAGGACGGGCTTCAACCTCATCCTGTGCTACTACGCTGTCGGCGACCGCGACAAGAtgaagaaggccttccagaagCTCATCTCGGTGCCGCTGGGGATCGACGACGAGGAGAAGTACATCCCGCCGAAC GATGACCCCCACACCAACCTCGTCCTCGAAGCCATCAAGAACGACCAGCTGCACCAGATGGAGCGAGAAAG GAAGGCGCTGGCTGAGAAATTCATCATGACTTCGGCGAAACTCATTGCCCCGGCCATCGAGTCCTCCTTTGCAGCCGGGTTTGACTG GTGTGTGGAGATGGTGAAGAGTTCCCCGTACGTGGAGCTCGCCAACGACTTAGAGATCAACAAGGCCATAACATACCTGAGACAGCGGGACTTCAatcag gCTGTGGAGACGCTCAAGATGTTTGAGAAGAAGGACAGTCGGGTGAAGAGTGCTGCCTCCACCAACCTCTCCTTCCTCTACTTCCTG GAGAAGGACTACGAGCAGGCGGACCGCTACGCCGACCTGGCCATGATGGCCGACCGCTACAACCCGGCGGCTCTCGTCAACAAGGGCAACACGCTGTGGGTTCGAGGAGATCATGAGAAGGCGGCCGAGTTCTACAAGGAGGCCCTGAGGAACGACGCGTCCTGCACAGAGGGGCTCTACAACCTGG GGTTGACCTACAAGCGCCTCGGTCGCCCAGAAGAAGCTCTCGACTGCTTCCTGAAGCTACACGCCATCCTTAGGAACAGCGCCCAGGTCATGTACCAGCTGGCCAGCTT GTACGAGATGCTGGAGGACCCCACGCAGGCCATCGAGTGGCTCATGCAGCTCATCAGCGTGACGCCCACAGACCCGCGCGTCTTGGCCAAGCTGGGCGAGCTGTACGACAGCGAGGGGGACAAGTCCCAGGCCTTCCAGTACTACTGCGAG TCGTTCAGgtactccccctccagcatcgAGGTGATCGAGTGGCTCGGCGCCTATTACATCGACACGCAGTTCTGCGAGAAGGCCATCCAGTACTTCGAAAGAGCCACGCTCATCCA GCCCACACAAGTGAAATGGCACCTCATGGTGGCCAGCTGCTACAGGAGGAGCG GTAACTACCAGAAGGCGCTGGACACCTACAAGGACATCCACCGCAAGTTCCCGGAGAACATCGAAT GTCTGCGGTTCCTCGTGAGGCTCTGCACTGACATGGACTTGAAGGAGGTGCAGGACTACGCCACCAAGCTGAAGAAGGtggagaagatgaaggagaTGAGGGAGCAG CGGGTGAAGTCCGGCAGGGAGGGCAGCTCTCGATCGCGGCGGGACGGCAGCGCCAGCAGCG CGGGCTCCTCATCCCCCAGAAGTCCTCCTCCTAGGAAGGTCCACG acagtggacagagcagcCACGGTACCAGCGCCAAGGGGGAACGGCTGAGCGCCAAGCTGCGGGCGCTGCCCGGGTCCAACGAGCCCTACGAGACGAGTCGCCAGCAGGTCCTCG ATGCCTCCTACGTGGACCCGCTGGGACCGCAGCTGGAGAGGCCCAAGACGGCGGCGAGGAAGCGCAACGAGGACGACGAGTTTGCCGACGAGGAGCTGGGGGACGACCTGCTACCCGAGTAG
- the ift88 gene encoding intraflagellar transport protein 88 homolog isoform X2 — translation MMENVHLADEDDLYSGYDYNPAFDTEELDNDPGFQQAVRTSHGRRPPMTAKFPGTSTGGRPVGTSFGLRNPMASSLGRPMTGAVQDGAARPMTAVRAAGYSSTMARGSTFDPLGQSKGAAPPLESRNDDTPEEKIKILEKKVNDLIEESCMAQSRGDMQLALDKAKEAGRKERALVRQREQTGTADHINLDLTYSVSHPQPPLPGGVDTKDVCRCAECQRSPFPPQVLFNLATQYANNDMFPEALNTYQVIVKNKMFSNAGRLKVNMGNIYFKQKNYPKAIKFYRMALDQISNAHKEMRIKIMQNIGVVFIRMGQYSDAITSFEHIMSESPNIRTGFNLILCYYAVGDRDKMKKAFQKLISVPLGIDDEEKYIPPNDDPHTNLVLEAIKNDQLHQMERERKALAEKFIMTSAKLIAPAIESSFAAGFDWCVEMVKSSPYVELANDLEINKAITYLRQRDFNQAVETLKMFEKKDSRVKSAASTNLSFLYFLEKDYEQADRYADLAMMADRYNPAALVNKGNTLWVRGDHEKAAEFYKEALRNDASCTEGLYNLGLTYKRLGRPEEALDCFLKLHAILRNSAQVMYQLASLYEMLEDPTQAIEWLMQLISVTPTDPRVLAKLGELYDSEGDKSQAFQYYCESFRYSPSSIEVIEWLGAYYIDTQFCEKAIQYFERATLIQPTQVKWHLMVASCYRRSGNYQKALDTYKDIHRKFPENIECLRFLVRLCTDMDLKEVQDYATKLKKVEKMKEMREQRVKSGREGSSRSRRDGSASSDSGQSSHGTSAKGERLSAKLRALPGSNEPYETSRQQVLDASYVDPLGPQLERPKTAARKRNEDDEFADEELGDDLLPE, via the exons ATGATGGAGAACGTCCACCTGGCCGACGAGGACGACCTCTACTCCGGCTATGACTACAATCCGGCCTTCGACACCGAG GAGCTCGACAACGACCCCGGCTTCCAGCAGGCGGTGCGGACGAGCCACGGAAGACGGCCTCCG ATGACGGCCAAATTTCCTGGCACATCCACCGGAGGACGGCCCGTGGGCACCTCCTTCGGG CTCCGGAACCCGATGGCATCGTCTCTGGGGCGGCCCATGACGGGCGCCGTGCAG GACGGAGCCGCTCGACCGATGACCGCGGTACGAGCAGCTGGGTACTCCTCGACGATGGCCAGGG GCTCCACCTTTGACCCCCTGGGACAGTCGAAAGGAGCCGCCCCCCCCCTCGAGTCCCGCAATGACGACAC ACCGGAGGAGAAGATAAAGatcctggagaagaaggtgaACGATCTCATAGAGGAGAGCTGCATGGCGCAGAGTCGGGGAGACATGCAGCTC GCTCTGGACAAGGCCAAGGAGGCCGGGCGCAAGGAGAGGGCGCTGGTGAGACAGCGGGAGCAGACGGGGACGGCTGACCACATCAACCTGGACCTGACTTACTCCGTGAGTCACCCGCAGCCTCCCCTCCCAGGGGGGGTCGACACGAAGGATGTGTGCCGGTGCGCTGAGTGCCAACGGTCTCCCTTCCCACCCCAGGTGCTGTTCAACTTGGCCACCCAGTACGCCAACAACGACATGTTCCCTGAGGCTCTGAACACCTACCAGGTCATCGTGAAGAACAAGATGTTCAGCAACGCAG GGCGGTTGAAGGTCAACATGGGGAACATCTACTTCAAGCAGAAGAACTACCCAAAGGCCATCAAGTTCTACCGCATGGCGCTGGACCAGATTTCCAACGCTCACAAGGAGATGCG CATTAAGATCATGCAGAACATAGGCGTGGTCTTCATCCGCATGGGCCAGTACTCGGACGCCATCACCTCCTTCGAGCACATCATGAGCGAGAGCCCCAACATCAGGACGGGCTTCAACCTCATCCTGTGCTACTACGCTGTCGGCGACCGCGACAAGAtgaagaaggccttccagaagCTCATCTCGGTGCCGCTGGGGATCGACGACGAGGAGAAGTACATCCCGCCGAAC GATGACCCCCACACCAACCTCGTCCTCGAAGCCATCAAGAACGACCAGCTGCACCAGATGGAGCGAGAAAG GAAGGCGCTGGCTGAGAAATTCATCATGACTTCGGCGAAACTCATTGCCCCGGCCATCGAGTCCTCCTTTGCAGCCGGGTTTGACTG GTGTGTGGAGATGGTGAAGAGTTCCCCGTACGTGGAGCTCGCCAACGACTTAGAGATCAACAAGGCCATAACATACCTGAGACAGCGGGACTTCAatcag gCTGTGGAGACGCTCAAGATGTTTGAGAAGAAGGACAGTCGGGTGAAGAGTGCTGCCTCCACCAACCTCTCCTTCCTCTACTTCCTG GAGAAGGACTACGAGCAGGCGGACCGCTACGCCGACCTGGCCATGATGGCCGACCGCTACAACCCGGCGGCTCTCGTCAACAAGGGCAACACGCTGTGGGTTCGAGGAGATCATGAGAAGGCGGCCGAGTTCTACAAGGAGGCCCTGAGGAACGACGCGTCCTGCACAGAGGGGCTCTACAACCTGG GGTTGACCTACAAGCGCCTCGGTCGCCCAGAAGAAGCTCTCGACTGCTTCCTGAAGCTACACGCCATCCTTAGGAACAGCGCCCAGGTCATGTACCAGCTGGCCAGCTT GTACGAGATGCTGGAGGACCCCACGCAGGCCATCGAGTGGCTCATGCAGCTCATCAGCGTGACGCCCACAGACCCGCGCGTCTTGGCCAAGCTGGGCGAGCTGTACGACAGCGAGGGGGACAAGTCCCAGGCCTTCCAGTACTACTGCGAG TCGTTCAGgtactccccctccagcatcgAGGTGATCGAGTGGCTCGGCGCCTATTACATCGACACGCAGTTCTGCGAGAAGGCCATCCAGTACTTCGAAAGAGCCACGCTCATCCA GCCCACACAAGTGAAATGGCACCTCATGGTGGCCAGCTGCTACAGGAGGAGCG GTAACTACCAGAAGGCGCTGGACACCTACAAGGACATCCACCGCAAGTTCCCGGAGAACATCGAAT GTCTGCGGTTCCTCGTGAGGCTCTGCACTGACATGGACTTGAAGGAGGTGCAGGACTACGCCACCAAGCTGAAGAAGGtggagaagatgaaggagaTGAGGGAGCAG CGGGTGAAGTCCGGCAGGGAGGGCAGCTCTCGATCGCGGCGGGACGGCAGCGCCAGCAGCG acagtggacagagcagcCACGGTACCAGCGCCAAGGGGGAACGGCTGAGCGCCAAGCTGCGGGCGCTGCCCGGGTCCAACGAGCCCTACGAGACGAGTCGCCAGCAGGTCCTCG ATGCCTCCTACGTGGACCCGCTGGGACCGCAGCTGGAGAGGCCCAAGACGGCGGCGAGGAAGCGCAACGAGGACGACGAGTTTGCCGACGAGGAGCTGGGGGACGACCTGCTACCCGAGTAG
- the ift88 gene encoding intraflagellar transport protein 88 homolog isoform X3: MMENVHLADEDDLYSGYDYNPAFDTEELDNDPGFQQAVRTSHGRRPPMTAKFPGTSTGGRPVGTSFGLRNPMASSLGRPMTGAVQDGAARPMTAVRAAGYSSTMARGSTFDPLGQSKGAAPPLESRNDDTPEEKIKILEKKVNDLIEESCMAQSRGDMQLALDKAKEAGRKERALVRQREQTGTADHINLDLTYSVLFNLATQYANNDMFPEALNTYQVIVKNKMFSNAGERWKGRLKVNMGNIYFKQKNYPKAIKFYRMALDQISNAHKEMRIKIMQNIGVVFIRMGQYSDAITSFEHIMSESPNIRTGFNLILCYYAVGDRDKMKKAFQKLISVPLGIDDEEKYIPPNDDPHTNLVLEAIKNDQLHQMERERKALAEKFIMTSAKLIAPAIESSFAAGFDWCVEMVKSSPYVELANDLEINKAITYLRQRDFNQAVETLKMFEKKDSRVKSAASTNLSFLYFLEKDYEQADRYADLAMMADRYNPAALVNKGNTLWVRGDHEKAAEFYKEALRNDASCTEGLYNLGLTYKRLGRPEEALDCFLKLHAILRNSAQVMYQLASLYEMLEDPTQAIEWLMQLISVTPTDPRVLAKLGELYDSEGDKSQAFQYYCESFRYSPSSIEVIEWLGAYYIDTQFCEKAIQYFERATLIQPTQVKWHLMVASCYRRSGEIFGNYQKALDTYKDIHRKFPENIECLRFLVRLCTDMDLKEVQDYATKLKKVEKMKEMREQRVKSGREGSSRSRRDGSASSAGSSSPRSPPPRKVHDSGQSSHGTSAKGERLSAKLRALPGSNEPYETSRQQVLDASYVDPLGPQLERPKTAARKRNEDDEFADEELGDDLLPE, from the exons ATGATGGAGAACGTCCACCTGGCCGACGAGGACGACCTCTACTCCGGCTATGACTACAATCCGGCCTTCGACACCGAG GAGCTCGACAACGACCCCGGCTTCCAGCAGGCGGTGCGGACGAGCCACGGAAGACGGCCTCCG ATGACGGCCAAATTTCCTGGCACATCCACCGGAGGACGGCCCGTGGGCACCTCCTTCGGG CTCCGGAACCCGATGGCATCGTCTCTGGGGCGGCCCATGACGGGCGCCGTGCAG GACGGAGCCGCTCGACCGATGACCGCGGTACGAGCAGCTGGGTACTCCTCGACGATGGCCAGGG GCTCCACCTTTGACCCCCTGGGACAGTCGAAAGGAGCCGCCCCCCCCCTCGAGTCCCGCAATGACGACAC ACCGGAGGAGAAGATAAAGatcctggagaagaaggtgaACGATCTCATAGAGGAGAGCTGCATGGCGCAGAGTCGGGGAGACATGCAGCTC GCTCTGGACAAGGCCAAGGAGGCCGGGCGCAAGGAGAGGGCGCTGGTGAGACAGCGGGAGCAGACGGGGACGGCTGACCACATCAACCTGGACCTGACTTACTCC GTGCTGTTCAACTTGGCCACCCAGTACGCCAACAACGACATGTTCCCTGAGGCTCTGAACACCTACCAGGTCATCGTGAAGAACAAGATGTTCAGCAACGCAGGTGAACGGTGGAAAG GGCGGTTGAAGGTCAACATGGGGAACATCTACTTCAAGCAGAAGAACTACCCAAAGGCCATCAAGTTCTACCGCATGGCGCTGGACCAGATTTCCAACGCTCACAAGGAGATGCG CATTAAGATCATGCAGAACATAGGCGTGGTCTTCATCCGCATGGGCCAGTACTCGGACGCCATCACCTCCTTCGAGCACATCATGAGCGAGAGCCCCAACATCAGGACGGGCTTCAACCTCATCCTGTGCTACTACGCTGTCGGCGACCGCGACAAGAtgaagaaggccttccagaagCTCATCTCGGTGCCGCTGGGGATCGACGACGAGGAGAAGTACATCCCGCCGAAC GATGACCCCCACACCAACCTCGTCCTCGAAGCCATCAAGAACGACCAGCTGCACCAGATGGAGCGAGAAAG GAAGGCGCTGGCTGAGAAATTCATCATGACTTCGGCGAAACTCATTGCCCCGGCCATCGAGTCCTCCTTTGCAGCCGGGTTTGACTG GTGTGTGGAGATGGTGAAGAGTTCCCCGTACGTGGAGCTCGCCAACGACTTAGAGATCAACAAGGCCATAACATACCTGAGACAGCGGGACTTCAatcag gCTGTGGAGACGCTCAAGATGTTTGAGAAGAAGGACAGTCGGGTGAAGAGTGCTGCCTCCACCAACCTCTCCTTCCTCTACTTCCTG GAGAAGGACTACGAGCAGGCGGACCGCTACGCCGACCTGGCCATGATGGCCGACCGCTACAACCCGGCGGCTCTCGTCAACAAGGGCAACACGCTGTGGGTTCGAGGAGATCATGAGAAGGCGGCCGAGTTCTACAAGGAGGCCCTGAGGAACGACGCGTCCTGCACAGAGGGGCTCTACAACCTGG GGTTGACCTACAAGCGCCTCGGTCGCCCAGAAGAAGCTCTCGACTGCTTCCTGAAGCTACACGCCATCCTTAGGAACAGCGCCCAGGTCATGTACCAGCTGGCCAGCTT GTACGAGATGCTGGAGGACCCCACGCAGGCCATCGAGTGGCTCATGCAGCTCATCAGCGTGACGCCCACAGACCCGCGCGTCTTGGCCAAGCTGGGCGAGCTGTACGACAGCGAGGGGGACAAGTCCCAGGCCTTCCAGTACTACTGCGAG TCGTTCAGgtactccccctccagcatcgAGGTGATCGAGTGGCTCGGCGCCTATTACATCGACACGCAGTTCTGCGAGAAGGCCATCCAGTACTTCGAAAGAGCCACGCTCATCCA GCCCACACAAGTGAAATGGCACCTCATGGTGGCCAGCTGCTACAGGAGGAGCGGTGAGATCTTTG GTAACTACCAGAAGGCGCTGGACACCTACAAGGACATCCACCGCAAGTTCCCGGAGAACATCGAAT GTCTGCGGTTCCTCGTGAGGCTCTGCACTGACATGGACTTGAAGGAGGTGCAGGACTACGCCACCAAGCTGAAGAAGGtggagaagatgaaggagaTGAGGGAGCAG CGGGTGAAGTCCGGCAGGGAGGGCAGCTCTCGATCGCGGCGGGACGGCAGCGCCAGCAGCG CGGGCTCCTCATCCCCCAGAAGTCCTCCTCCTAGGAAGGTCCACG acagtggacagagcagcCACGGTACCAGCGCCAAGGGGGAACGGCTGAGCGCCAAGCTGCGGGCGCTGCCCGGGTCCAACGAGCCCTACGAGACGAGTCGCCAGCAGGTCCTCG ATGCCTCCTACGTGGACCCGCTGGGACCGCAGCTGGAGAGGCCCAAGACGGCGGCGAGGAAGCGCAACGAGGACGACGAGTTTGCCGACGAGGAGCTGGGGGACGACCTGCTACCCGAGTAG
- the ift88 gene encoding intraflagellar transport protein 88 homolog isoform X4 yields the protein MMENVHLADEDDLYSGYDYNPAFDTEELDNDPGFQQAVRTSHGRRPPMTAKFPGTSTGGRPVGTSFGLRNPMASSLGRPMTGAVQDGAARPMTAVRAAGYSSTMARGSTFDPLGQSKGAAPPLESRNDDTPEEKIKILEKKVNDLIEESCMAQSRGDMQLALDKAKEAGRKERALVRQREQTGTADHINLDLTYSVLFNLATQYANNDMFPEALNTYQVIVKNKMFSNAGRLKVNMGNIYFKQKNYPKAIKFYRMALDQISNAHKEMRIKIMQNIGVVFIRMGQYSDAITSFEHIMSESPNIRTGFNLILCYYAVGDRDKMKKAFQKLISVPLGIDDEEKYIPPNDDPHTNLVLEAIKNDQLHQMERERKALAEKFIMTSAKLIAPAIESSFAAGFDWCVEMVKSSPYVELANDLEINKAITYLRQRDFNQAVETLKMFEKKDSRVKSAASTNLSFLYFLEKDYEQADRYADLAMMADRYNPAALVNKGNTLWVRGDHEKAAEFYKEALRNDASCTEGLYNLGLTYKRLGRPEEALDCFLKLHAILRNSAQVMYQLASLYEMLEDPTQAIEWLMQLISVTPTDPRVLAKLGELYDSEGDKSQAFQYYCESFRYSPSSIEVIEWLGAYYIDTQFCEKAIQYFERATLIQPTQVKWHLMVASCYRRSGEIFGNYQKALDTYKDIHRKFPENIECLRFLVRLCTDMDLKEVQDYATKLKKVEKMKEMREQRVKSGREGSSRSRRDGSASSAGSSSPRSPPPRKVHDSGQSSHGTSAKGERLSAKLRALPGSNEPYETSRQQVLDASYVDPLGPQLERPKTAARKRNEDDEFADEELGDDLLPE from the exons ATGATGGAGAACGTCCACCTGGCCGACGAGGACGACCTCTACTCCGGCTATGACTACAATCCGGCCTTCGACACCGAG GAGCTCGACAACGACCCCGGCTTCCAGCAGGCGGTGCGGACGAGCCACGGAAGACGGCCTCCG ATGACGGCCAAATTTCCTGGCACATCCACCGGAGGACGGCCCGTGGGCACCTCCTTCGGG CTCCGGAACCCGATGGCATCGTCTCTGGGGCGGCCCATGACGGGCGCCGTGCAG GACGGAGCCGCTCGACCGATGACCGCGGTACGAGCAGCTGGGTACTCCTCGACGATGGCCAGGG GCTCCACCTTTGACCCCCTGGGACAGTCGAAAGGAGCCGCCCCCCCCCTCGAGTCCCGCAATGACGACAC ACCGGAGGAGAAGATAAAGatcctggagaagaaggtgaACGATCTCATAGAGGAGAGCTGCATGGCGCAGAGTCGGGGAGACATGCAGCTC GCTCTGGACAAGGCCAAGGAGGCCGGGCGCAAGGAGAGGGCGCTGGTGAGACAGCGGGAGCAGACGGGGACGGCTGACCACATCAACCTGGACCTGACTTACTCC GTGCTGTTCAACTTGGCCACCCAGTACGCCAACAACGACATGTTCCCTGAGGCTCTGAACACCTACCAGGTCATCGTGAAGAACAAGATGTTCAGCAACGCAG GGCGGTTGAAGGTCAACATGGGGAACATCTACTTCAAGCAGAAGAACTACCCAAAGGCCATCAAGTTCTACCGCATGGCGCTGGACCAGATTTCCAACGCTCACAAGGAGATGCG CATTAAGATCATGCAGAACATAGGCGTGGTCTTCATCCGCATGGGCCAGTACTCGGACGCCATCACCTCCTTCGAGCACATCATGAGCGAGAGCCCCAACATCAGGACGGGCTTCAACCTCATCCTGTGCTACTACGCTGTCGGCGACCGCGACAAGAtgaagaaggccttccagaagCTCATCTCGGTGCCGCTGGGGATCGACGACGAGGAGAAGTACATCCCGCCGAAC GATGACCCCCACACCAACCTCGTCCTCGAAGCCATCAAGAACGACCAGCTGCACCAGATGGAGCGAGAAAG GAAGGCGCTGGCTGAGAAATTCATCATGACTTCGGCGAAACTCATTGCCCCGGCCATCGAGTCCTCCTTTGCAGCCGGGTTTGACTG GTGTGTGGAGATGGTGAAGAGTTCCCCGTACGTGGAGCTCGCCAACGACTTAGAGATCAACAAGGCCATAACATACCTGAGACAGCGGGACTTCAatcag gCTGTGGAGACGCTCAAGATGTTTGAGAAGAAGGACAGTCGGGTGAAGAGTGCTGCCTCCACCAACCTCTCCTTCCTCTACTTCCTG GAGAAGGACTACGAGCAGGCGGACCGCTACGCCGACCTGGCCATGATGGCCGACCGCTACAACCCGGCGGCTCTCGTCAACAAGGGCAACACGCTGTGGGTTCGAGGAGATCATGAGAAGGCGGCCGAGTTCTACAAGGAGGCCCTGAGGAACGACGCGTCCTGCACAGAGGGGCTCTACAACCTGG GGTTGACCTACAAGCGCCTCGGTCGCCCAGAAGAAGCTCTCGACTGCTTCCTGAAGCTACACGCCATCCTTAGGAACAGCGCCCAGGTCATGTACCAGCTGGCCAGCTT GTACGAGATGCTGGAGGACCCCACGCAGGCCATCGAGTGGCTCATGCAGCTCATCAGCGTGACGCCCACAGACCCGCGCGTCTTGGCCAAGCTGGGCGAGCTGTACGACAGCGAGGGGGACAAGTCCCAGGCCTTCCAGTACTACTGCGAG TCGTTCAGgtactccccctccagcatcgAGGTGATCGAGTGGCTCGGCGCCTATTACATCGACACGCAGTTCTGCGAGAAGGCCATCCAGTACTTCGAAAGAGCCACGCTCATCCA GCCCACACAAGTGAAATGGCACCTCATGGTGGCCAGCTGCTACAGGAGGAGCGGTGAGATCTTTG GTAACTACCAGAAGGCGCTGGACACCTACAAGGACATCCACCGCAAGTTCCCGGAGAACATCGAAT GTCTGCGGTTCCTCGTGAGGCTCTGCACTGACATGGACTTGAAGGAGGTGCAGGACTACGCCACCAAGCTGAAGAAGGtggagaagatgaaggagaTGAGGGAGCAG CGGGTGAAGTCCGGCAGGGAGGGCAGCTCTCGATCGCGGCGGGACGGCAGCGCCAGCAGCG CGGGCTCCTCATCCCCCAGAAGTCCTCCTCCTAGGAAGGTCCACG acagtggacagagcagcCACGGTACCAGCGCCAAGGGGGAACGGCTGAGCGCCAAGCTGCGGGCGCTGCCCGGGTCCAACGAGCCCTACGAGACGAGTCGCCAGCAGGTCCTCG ATGCCTCCTACGTGGACCCGCTGGGACCGCAGCTGGAGAGGCCCAAGACGGCGGCGAGGAAGCGCAACGAGGACGACGAGTTTGCCGACGAGGAGCTGGGGGACGACCTGCTACCCGAGTAG